From Candidatus Methylacidithermus pantelleriae, a single genomic window includes:
- the acpS gene encoding holo-ACP synthase, which translates to MKILGLGIDLVDNGRIDRAWRRFGEDFLRRVFLPSEREYCFRFPDPLPHLAARFAAKEAAGKALGVGVWCWKELEIIPDQGGRPVLRFHGKSSQLAEAKGVTLALVSLTHERHASAACVLLIGKDKAEA; encoded by the coding sequence TTGAAGATCCTAGGACTGGGGATTGACTTAGTCGACAATGGAAGAATTGATCGCGCCTGGAGGCGTTTTGGGGAAGATTTTCTTAGGCGCGTGTTTCTTCCGAGCGAACGGGAATATTGCTTTCGCTTTCCCGATCCCCTCCCCCATCTTGCTGCTCGTTTTGCGGCCAAAGAGGCTGCTGGCAAAGCCCTAGGGGTGGGGGTGTGGTGCTGGAAAGAGCTGGAAATTATCCCAGACCAGGGAGGCCGACCTGTACTGCGTTTTCATGGCAAAAGTTCCCAGCTGGCGGAAGCCAAAGGGGTGACACTGGCCCTGGTGAGCTTGACCCACGAGCGGCACGCAAGCGCGGCTTGCGTGCTCCTGATTGGGAAGGATAAGGCAGAAGCTTAA